From the Leptospira sp. WS60.C2 genome, one window contains:
- a CDS encoding FAD-binding domain-containing protein: MKVTFPTDPISIENRLRSIDPIQYGKSRNYIDGAVTLLSPYIARGYLSTKQVFAYVSSLGYKPYQISKFVQELAWRDYFQEVWRNKGNQLFSDLKQLQPNILHNQIPKGILKETIHTGIPAIDKELEEFYKTGYLHNHVRMYIASIICNVGGAYWKQPSQWMYYHLLDADFASNTCSWQWVSGAFSSKKYVANQENINRYLKTNDSQTYLDKSYEEILQFTSIPRELETRVDWDLTEAYESTKRWFELKKISDLSEGINNRFFDVTNPLIIDPSLPVFLYDFYNLDPNWKKDTKANRIFILRPHFFKLYPSSPKTMDFIYSLSQNIEDIKFFWGEWDDLLAQTKDYRIDFFWKEHPTNKEYVGKEEPRDWLFPKVTGYFPSFFAYWKKCEKFWIHEDDRNPSLFQ; the protein is encoded by the coding sequence TTGAAAGTTACATTTCCCACAGACCCAATTTCCATAGAAAATAGACTTCGTTCCATTGACCCCATCCAATATGGAAAATCTAGAAATTATATCGATGGGGCAGTTACATTATTATCTCCTTATATTGCACGTGGTTATCTTTCCACAAAACAAGTGTTTGCATATGTTTCATCTTTGGGTTACAAACCTTATCAAATTAGTAAATTTGTTCAAGAATTAGCATGGAGAGACTATTTTCAAGAAGTATGGAGAAACAAAGGAAACCAACTCTTCTCTGACTTAAAACAATTGCAGCCAAACATTCTACACAATCAAATCCCGAAAGGAATACTTAAAGAAACTATCCACACTGGAATCCCTGCCATAGACAAAGAACTCGAGGAATTTTATAAAACAGGTTATTTGCACAACCACGTTCGTATGTACATTGCTTCAATTATTTGTAATGTAGGAGGTGCTTATTGGAAACAACCTTCACAATGGATGTATTATCATTTATTAGATGCTGACTTTGCGAGTAATACTTGCAGTTGGCAATGGGTTTCAGGAGCCTTTAGTTCGAAAAAATATGTAGCAAACCAAGAAAATATCAATCGATATCTGAAAACAAACGATTCTCAGACATATCTCGACAAATCTTATGAAGAGATTCTACAATTCACATCTATTCCCAGAGAATTAGAAACACGTGTAGACTGGGATTTAACGGAGGCATACGAGTCTACGAAACGTTGGTTTGAGTTAAAGAAAATATCAGACCTTTCAGAAGGGATCAACAACCGTTTTTTTGATGTAACAAATCCACTAATCATTGATCCATCATTGCCAGTGTTTTTATACGATTTTTATAACCTTGATCCGAATTGGAAAAAAGATACGAAAGCAAACCGTATTTTCATTTTACGTCCACATTTTTTCAAACTTTATCCATCATCTCCTAAAACAATGGATTTCATCTATTCATTATCTCAAAATATCGAAGATATCAAATTTTTTTGGGGAGAATGGGATGATTTATTGGCGCAAACTAAAGACTATCGAATTGATTTTTTTTGGAAGGAACATCCAACAAACAAAGAGTATGTGGGAAAAGAAGAACCACGTGATTGGCTATTCCCGAAAGTAACTGGATACTTTCCGTCCTTCTTTGCTTATTGGAAGAAATGTGAAAAATTTTGGATTCATGAAGACGATAGAAATCCAAGTTTATTTCAATAA